A window from Vigna angularis cultivar LongXiaoDou No.4 chromosome 7, ASM1680809v1, whole genome shotgun sequence encodes these proteins:
- the LOC108338709 gene encoding 2-methylpropanoate--CoA ligase CCL4 produces MEQLKPSAANSSPLTPLGFLDRAATIYGDVPSIVYNHTTFTWAQTHRRCLQLASAISSLGIRRGSVVSVVAPNIPAMYELQFSIPFAGAILNNINLRLDARTISVILRHANSALVFVDCASRDLVLEALSLFPKHHTQRPLLVLIADDSVENADVSCSGDFVDTYEGLVSKGDPNFEWVRPISEWDPMILNYTSGTTSSPKGVVHSHRGIFLVSVDTLIDWAVPKRPIYLWTLPIFHANGWSLPWGIAASGGTNICVRKFDAGIIYSLIKRNHVTHMCGAPVVLSMLTNSPDNKPLERPVHILTAGAPPPATVLHRTEALGFVVSHGYGLTETAGLVVSCAWKEKWNRLPATDRARLKARQGVRTVGMAEVDVVGPIGESVKRDGVSVGEIVMRGGCVMLGYLKDPEGTANCFKNGWFYTGDVGVMHEDGYLEIKDRSKDVIISGGENLSSVEVESILYGHPAVVEAAVVARPHEYWGETPCAFLSLKAGLKEKPSEDDIIKYCREKMPHYMVPKTVVFKDELPKTSTGKIQKFLLRQIAKEMGSSMQSRM; encoded by the coding sequence ATGGAACAACTCAAGCCAAGCGCTGCTAACTCTTCTCCTCTCACACCGCTAGGTTTCTTGGACAGAGCCGCCACCATTTACGGCGACGTCCCTTCCATTGTCTACAACCACACAACCTTTACCTGGGCCCAAACCCACCGCCGATGCCTCCAGCTCGCCTCCGCCATCTCCTCCCTCGGAATCCGCCGCGGCAGCGTCGTCTCCGTCGTCGCTCCCAACATCCCCGCCATGTACGAGCTCCAGTTTTCCATCCCCTTCGCCGGTGCTATCCTCAACAACATCAACCTCCGCCTCGACGCCCGCACCATCTCCGTCATCCTCCGCCATGCGAACTCCGCGCTCGTCTTCGTCGACTGCGCCTCACGCGACCTCGTCCTCGAAGCCTTGTCCCTCTTCCCTAAACACCACACTCAACGCCCACTACTGGTTCTCATCGCCGACGACAGTGTCGAAAACGCAGACGTCTCATGCTCCGGTGATTTCGTTGACACATACGAGGGCCTGGTGAGCAAGGGCGATCCGAACTTCGAATGGGTACGGCCTATATCGGAGTGGGACCCGATGATTCTTAACTACACCTCAGGAACGACGTCGTCTCCGAAAGGGGTTGTTCACTCCCACAGAGGAATATTCTTAGTCTCCGTCGACACGCTTATCGATTGGGCTGTTCCCAAGAGACCGATTTATCTCTGGACGCTCCCGATATTCCACGCTAACGGGTGGAGCCTCCCGTGGGGTATCGCTGCCTCGGGCGGCACCAACATCTGCGTCCGCAAGTTTGACGCGGGGATTATTTACTCTCTCATAAAACGCAACCACGTGACACACATGTGCGGCGCACCGGTGGTGCTCAGCATGTTGACAAACTCCCCGGACAACAAACCATTGGAGAGGCCAGTTCATATACTCACGGCGGGAGCGCCGCCGCCAGCAACGGTGCTCCATCGGACGGAGGCGCTCGGGTTTGTGGTGAGCCACGGGTACGGGTTGACGGAAACCGCGGGGTTGGTGGTGTCATGCGCGTGGAAGGAGAAGTGGAACCGGCTTCCGGCGACGGATCGGGCGCGGCTGAAGGCGCGGCAGGGGGTGAGGACAGTGGGGATGGCGGAGGTTGACGTGGTGGGTCCCATCGGAGAGAGCGTGAAGCGCGACGGGGTGAGCGTCGGGGAGATTGTGATGAGAGGAGGGTGCGTGATGTTGGGATACCTTAAAGACCCCGAAGGAACCGCGAATTGTTTTAAAAACGGGTGGTTCTACACAGGGGACGTCGGGGTGATGCACGAGGATGGGTACTTGGAAATTAAGGACAGGTCAAAAGATGTGATCATAAGCGGCGGCGAGAACCTGAGCAGCGTGGAGGTGGAGTCGATTTTGTACGGGCACCCGGCGGTGGTGGAGGCGGCGGTGGTGGCGCGACCGCATGAGTATTGGGGAGAGACGCCGTGCGCGTTCCTGAGCTTGAAGGCGGGGTTGAAAGAGAAACCCAGTGAAGATGACATAATAAAGTACTGCAGGGAGAAGATGCCGCATTATATGGTTCCGAAGACAGTGGTTTTCAAGGATGAACTTCCGAAGACATCGACGGGGAAGATCCAGAAGTTTCTCCTGAGGCAGATCGCGAAGGAGATGGGTTCTTCAATGCAAAGTCGAATGTGA